The Pseudomonas sp. G2-4 genome window below encodes:
- the speB gene encoding agmatinase: protein MDKILHQPLGGNEMPRFGGIATMMRLPHLQTAAGLDAAFVGVPLDIGTSLRAGTRFGPREIRAESVMIRPYNMATGAAPFDSLAVADIGDVAINTFNLLDAVRIIEESYHKILEHNVIPLTLGGDHTITLPILRAIHKKHGKVGLVHIDAHADVNDHMFGEKIAHGTTFRRAVEEGLLDCDRVVQIGLRAQGYTADDFNWSRNQGFRVVQAEECWHKSLAPLMAEVREKVGGGPVYLSFDIDGIDPAWAPGTGTPEIGGLTTIQAIEIVRGCQGLDLVGCDLVEVSPPYDTSGNTSLLGANLLYEMLCVLPGVVHR, encoded by the coding sequence GTGGACAAGATTCTTCACCAACCACTGGGCGGCAACGAAATGCCGCGCTTCGGCGGCATCGCCACCATGATGCGACTCCCCCATTTGCAAACCGCTGCCGGCCTCGACGCTGCCTTCGTCGGCGTGCCACTGGACATCGGCACCTCCCTGCGCGCCGGCACCCGTTTCGGGCCCCGTGAAATCCGCGCCGAATCCGTGATGATCCGCCCCTACAACATGGCCACTGGTGCGGCACCGTTCGACTCGCTGGCGGTGGCCGACATCGGTGACGTGGCGATCAACACCTTCAACCTGCTGGACGCAGTGCGGATCATCGAAGAGTCGTACCACAAGATCCTCGAACACAACGTCATCCCCCTGACCCTGGGCGGCGACCACACCATCACCCTGCCGATCCTGCGGGCCATCCACAAGAAACACGGCAAGGTCGGCCTGGTGCACATCGACGCCCACGCCGATGTGAACGACCACATGTTCGGCGAGAAAATTGCCCACGGCACCACCTTCCGCCGCGCTGTGGAAGAAGGCCTGCTCGATTGCGACCGCGTGGTGCAGATCGGTCTGCGGGCCCAAGGCTACACAGCCGATGATTTCAACTGGAGCCGCAACCAGGGTTTCCGCGTGGTTCAGGCCGAAGAGTGCTGGCACAAATCCCTGGCACCGTTGATGGCGGAAGTCCGCGAGAAGGTCGGCGGCGGTCCGGTGTACCTGAGTTTCGACATCGACGGCATCGACCCGGCCTGGGCCCCTGGCACCGGCACCCCGGAAATCGGCGGGCTGACCACCATCCAGGCGATTGAAATCGTGCGCGGCTGCCAGGGCCTCGACCTGGTCGGTTGCGACCTGGTAGAAGTCTCGCCGCCCTACGACACCAGCGGCAATACCTCGCTGCTGGGCGCCAACCTGCTGTACGAGATGCTCTGCGTACTGCCCGGTGTGGTGCATCGCTGA